The Pontibacter sp. SGAir0037 DNA segment GAAAACTCCTGTTTCAGCTGGCGAAGCACGCGCTCTTCCCCATATACAGGCATATCTTTGTTTTGTAAAAAGTTATAGGCACGTATATCATCCAGACCGGCCGTATGGTCTTTGTGTTCGTGTGTAAACACAAGCGCATCCAATGTTTTAATGCGCTCACGCAATACCTGCTGACGAAAATCAGGGCCGGTATCTATGATAATACTTTTGTCGTTTACCTGTAGGTGAATGGAAACGCGAAGGCGCTTATCACGGTAGTCTACAGAACGGCACACCTCGCAAGAGCACCCGATAACGGGTACGCCCTGCGAGGTGCCTGTACCTAAGAATGTAACTTTCAATTGGCTAATTCCTGTTTTTTAATTTCCAGGTAGAGCTGCTTGTTTTTTTCGCTGAGCAGATTTTCGTCTACAGCGATGGTGCGAAGGATGTCGTAAAGGCAGTTTATTTTACCCTCCAAACTGTAATATTTATTTACGACAGCCACTTTCATATCTTTCAGCACACAGTAGCCTGCCTTAAAATTTCCTTTTTCGTAGCGCAGCACAAAGTCCGACTCTGCAAAAATATCCTCCAGTTTGTTTAAAAAAGGCCGCGTATACTTTAATTCCATTTATTGTTCTGTATGCTGTTTTACAGTTTGCACCAACATGTCGAAATCGAGAGGCTTAGGCAGGTAAGCGTTAATGCCGGCTTCTTTAAAATCCTCCATAGTGTAGTTGTTGGCATTTCCTGTTACCGCAATAATAGGAATTTTAGCAATGTCTTTGTTTTCATGTGCACGGATTTCACGGGTACAGTCCATGCCGTTTTTAATCGGAATGTTCAGGTCCATTAAAATCGCATCAATTTTATTGCTCTCTACTTGTTTGATTACTTCGCCACCGTTCTTAGCAGTTAGTATCTTGTAGTTTTGAAGCTCTAAAATCTTTTTTGTCAGGTTAAGGATCACAGAACTATCTTCTGCAATCAGAATGGTTTTGTCTGCCATAAGAGTGAATTAAATAATTATATTCTTGTACGCTTTTCGGTAGAAATCATATTGTTCCAGCAACTTAGAGAAATTTTCGGCTACATGCTCAAATTTCTCACCTTTAATATCGTGCTCCAGTTGCTTAGCAAGTTCAGCAAAAGAATTTATGCCCAGCGTAAAACCAGTGCCTTTTAGTTGATGCAATGTACTCAAAATACTATTGTAATGTTGTGCTGCCAAATCTTTTTTGGCTGTTTCAAGTAATTCGGCTGCTTCTTCCTCAAATTCGCTGTACAATTGCATGGTAAATTCTTCACCACCCATTAGTATGAGCTGTTCCACAATTGTTGTGTCAATTATGTTCTGCTCCGCTACTGGTTCTTCAGGCAAAGTTACAGGTTTTGCAAATGAATCAGTACCCTCGTGGTTACCCTCTGCACCGGCTCTGGCTTGCCATTTAGATATGACGGTGTGTAAAGCACTGCTTTTTACCGGTTTGGAAATATAATCGTCCATGCCCTGGTTTAAAAACTTCTCGGCATCGTCTTTCATTGAATAGGCTGTCATGGCAATAACAGGCGGACAAGCCTCTTTCAGCTGTTCTTTCAGATGCTTTGTTGCCGTAACGCCATCCATCTCCGGCATCTGGATATCCATCAGAATAATGTTATAGGTATTCGTGGTAGCCAGTTCTATTGCCTCAAAGCCATTCGATGCCACATCAATCCTGCAGCCTAACCGTTCCAGGAGCTTTTCTGCTACTTTCTGGTTAATCTGGTTATCATCAACAAGCAGAATGTACGGGCTGTCCTGCAGAACTTCCACTTCCGCCTGCTGCATTTGCATTAATTTCAGCTGGCTTTCCACTTCCTCATAATCAGCCTTTCTTATTTTGATATCAAACCAAAAGGTGCTGCCGTTCTGTCCGTCAGATTCAACTCCGATATCTCCTCCCAGAAGTTGTGTTATCTGTTTAGAAATAGCCAGCCCCAGGCCTGTGCCGCCAAATGTTTTGGTAGAAGAATTGTCTAGCTGTGTGAAGTCTGTAAACAACAACTGCTGATCTTCTTCAGAAATGCCTATACCTGAATCTTTCACCCGGACATGCAGCATAAAGGTTTCTTTTTTAAGGGACTTACTGCTTACGCTGATGTTAACTTCGCCTTCGTTGGTAAATTTAATGGCGTTGGAAGTCAGGTTTGACAGTATCTGCAGGAAACGGGTTTCGTCTGTGAAGATATAACGTGGCGTTTGTTCCGATATCTGGTATGTAAAATTGAGATCTTTTTGCTGCGCACGATTGGCAAATAAGGAGTGTATTTTTCCTAATGTATCGTGCAAATCGATGGCGGATTCACTGATTACCAGCTTGCCTGCCTGCATTTTCGAGAGATCCAGAATATCATTTAATATAGCCAGCAAGGCATCCGAAGATTTGCGAAGGGTATCGATATACTCCTGCTGCTCTTCATCGGTGTTAATCTGGCTGAGCAGATCAATCATACCAATAATACCGTTCATGGGCGTGCGTAATTCGTGGCTCATGTTTGCCAGGAACTGCGTTTTCACCTTGAGCAGGTTTTCGGCTTCTTCTTTGGATTTTAAAAGTGCGATCTGGGTTTTCTTCAACTCCGACACATCCCTGATGACACCTTCTGTTGCGATAGGAACACCTTCTGAATCGTAGATCAGCCTGGAGTCCATGAGTATCGTTTTGGTAGCACCGTTTTTGCAGTAAATATCCAGCTCAACATCCCGGATGCTTTCTTTGTCGAGCAGAAGGTTTTTGGTAGAGGTAATATCCTCCTCGTTTACAAAAACTTTAGATGCGCTCTGGCCCAGTATCTCCTGCTCGGTAAAGCCAATCAGGTGGTAAACCGATGGGCTAACCAGTTCCACAATGCCTTCCATGGAAACTCTGTAGTACACATCCTGGAACGACTCGAAAATACGGCGGAATTTTTTCTCGTTTTCTGCAAGAGCCAGCTGCGAGCCTTTCTTTTCGGTGATATCCAGCGCAATAGCCGATACTTCTTCAAAAGAGCCATCCTCCAGGTAAATAGGGTTCAGGTATACTTCGCGCCAGGTATCGGATTCTTTAAGGCGCACTTCGAAGAGCTGAGGTTCTCCTTCAAATGCTTTTTCATACTTTTCTTTCCAGTAGTCGAAAGAGTTTTCGTGGAAATCCAGCAGCTTGTTATCGTTCAGGCGTGTGTAAAGCTGTATTTCGTTGCCGCTACGCTTCTTAAATTCATTAAAGAAGTTGCGGTTAAAAGATGTCAGTTCAAAATCACGGTTAACAGACCACATATGATGCGAACCACTTTCAAAAATGGCGTTCAACTTCGCATTCTGAGTATTAATCTGTTCTTCGTTGCGTTTTCTTTCAATCGCAAGGGCTACCTGGTTCGAAATAAAGTGCAGTATTTCAATATCGGCAGGCACATAAGCATCGGCATTCTGATAGTCTTGCAGCGCGATAACACCAATAATGCGGTCGCCAATAGACAGCGGCGAGCAGAGTATCACTTCCGGTATAGCGCCCATTACTGTAAAGCCTTCTTTTTTAGACAACTCCAGTAATTCCTGCTTCTGCATGTAGAGCGGTTTACCTGTCTGGATAATATACTCGGATAAACCATTCGAGAACGGCCTCCTGATCTGGGCATTAGAAGACTTGTCGATGAACTGATCGATCAGGTACACAAACTGAAGGTGGCGCCTTTCCTTATCACAGAGGGCAATGTAGATATTCCGTGTTTCTATAATTTTGCTAAGCTCCCGGTGGATAGCGCTGTAAAGCGAATAGTTGTCTTTACTGCTGATAGCCAGGTTTGCAATGCTGTAATAAACCTTTTGCAGGCGTTCGGATTTTATGCGATCTGTTATGTCGTGCAAAATGGCTCGCGTAGCAACAGGCGCACCATCCTGCCAGCTGCAGGTGATACTGCCAATCAGGTGAACAGGCTTTCCGGCTTTGGTAAGGAATACGGTTTCCACCTTGTTTACACTCTCTCCTTTGTAGAGATTGCGCAACTGGTACAAGAGCTTTGCCTTGTAATAAGGGTGCACAATATCGTTTAGCGTCAGCGACTCAATGTCTTCGTCGCTGTAGCCAAGGCGATCTCTCCAGGCCTTGTTTACAAAAATAAATTTATTGTCTATCGAAAGGTTCTGAATAAGGTCATGGGCATTGTCGAACAGGTCCTGCAGCCTCACTTTATTGTCTTTCAGGGCTTCCATGGCAATACGTTTGTCGGTCATGTCTTTGCCCACATTTGTAATGCCGATTGGCTCGCCGTCCGGGTCGTACTCCAGCATAGAGTTCCAGCGGTACGTCTTTAACTGCCCCGATTTTGTAACAATATCCCGTTCATAATAAGTATTCATCTTGCGGGACTGCATGGCCCTGGCTAATTCATGCCTGCGTGCCAGCCTGTCTTGCTCCGGCACAAGCAGCAGGAAGAAGTTCTGCCCGATCAGTTCTTCTTCAGTATACTCGGTGTATTTAATAAAATAGTCGTTGGCATGGGTTATAATGCCATTTTTATCCAAGCTATAGTAGATAAGGTTTACTTTTTCGAGAAAGTCTCTGAACTGCATCATCGATTCCTTCATCACTTCCTCGCGGCGTTTGGCAAGCTGCACCGTTTTCCGTTGCGTAATGTCTCTCTTAAAGGCCTGCACATGATACTTGCCGTCTATCATAATGCGGTTGATATTGATTTCAGAGTCGAACATGGTGCCATCCTTCCGAAGATTCTTCCATTCGAATGTCATCGGATTACCCGTTGTAAGTACCTCTTGCATCAGCTGAGCTGTTTTCTCTTTCGAATGCGATCCATCGGGCTGGTATGGTGGCGAGAAATCTATAGGTGTGTGGCCAACAATGTCTTCGTACTTACAGCGGAAAAACTGCAAAGCCTTTTCATTGCAGTCTACTACTTTGCCATCTCTGAAAAGAAGGATAGCATCGTAAGAAGACTCAAAAAGCATTTTGTACTTATCTTCTGAGTTTGACAACTGCAGCTGCAGCTCATGCCTTGCAATGTAGTTACTGATGGCGGTATTGATGAAATCGAGCAGAGAAGTAAAGCTCTGCGTAATTTTCTTTTCGTCGTCTGTCCAGACAACAATAAACGCCTCAAAAGCAGTATCGGTGCTGATAGATAATACGGTAAGCTTCTGGTGGATGTATTGCTCGAACAACTCGTTTACTTCGCTGGTCGCACGGCGCTTTTCGTACCCATGCAATCGCTGCACAAGTTCCTGGCTTACTTCCAGCTCCGAAGGCAGCTCTATCTGATTGATTTCACCTGCTGAATAGGCTAGCAAAACCTTTCCTTCGGTTTTGGAATAAGTATATACACAACCCGCGGTAACATCGCTTTTTTCAAGCAATTCATCTACCGTTGTTTTTAAGATTTCCTGCTTATTGCCAGCTGCTGAAAGGTTGGTGATGAGGTTATTCACAAATTCCAGCTGGTGGTTTCTGAACCTGACACTTTGTTCTGCTCCAACTATTTCGATCAGGTTTCTGGCTGAACCGAAAATCACAGGCTCCCCTTTAAAAGTACCTTTTAGTAAAGATATTTCTACCGGTAGCAACTCATGTGTTTTCTCGTGCAGCCACCACTCAAACTTTTGCGGGGTTCCCTCAAGTGCCTGCTGTATCTGCCCTTTCAAAGCGATGCGCTCAAAAAGGTTCAGATCAAAATGCTTAAAGATAGATTTACCGATAATTTCCTCTTTCTGCTGATTTACAAGGGCAAGCGCTGTTCTGTTGATATCTATAAAACGTCCTTCCCTGTCCAGTATAAAGAGCGGTTCTGTGCTGTTTTCAAAAACACTGTGGTAGTTGTCCTGGTCTTTGGGTAAGGATACCTGAGGCGAACCAGACGGCATGAGCTCAACACATATAAAATGGGAACCGCCAAACTCTATTAGTGTAAAGGTATAGGTAAAGAGTTGAGGTACGACCTCGTTATCAGGAATCCGGGCTATACCGCTCAGCTTCAGCTCTGTTTTTAAGCTGTCCAATGCTTCATCCAGTTCTGCTGCGGTCTTTCCTAAAACAACTGCCAGCTCTGACGAGGTTAGATCCTGATGGCTCGGGCAGAAATCCTGTGCAGCTTTGTTTGCAGCAACTATCTTACCGTTGGTTAAAGCTACCAGTAAACCGATGGATGGTTTGGCCAGTTGAGTTGATAAATGTAAAAGGGTTTGCGCCTGAGAAATAATTTCTTCAGTATTTTGCCTGTTGGTTATGGATGGCATTATGCTTTATGCTAAAATATTAAGTAAACCTATTCGGTTCTTCTACTCCGAAAAGGGGATTACGAATAAATGATAAATTAGTAAAAATAACCTGAAAGAGTATGATATATTCCTTAAACTATCTCTAAAATTGTTTATTACTGTTATCTAACAAAAAAGTGGAGCAATTTGCTTCATCAGGCCTAAGAATTAAATTGCGCCCTAACTTTAAAAGCAGGCAGCAGTGCAAAAGCAGCAGGTAAAGCAAAAGCCTGGGCAAGAAAGGGAACTATGGAGCAAACAAACAAGATGAAGTATCTGGTGGTAATAGCAGGGCCGACTGCTGTTGGAAAGACAGACCTGTGTGTGCAGCTGGCAAAGCACTATCATGCTGAGATAATTTCAGCAGATTCCAGGCAGTTTTATAAAGAGATGCAGATCGGAACAGCAAAGCCAACGGCAGAAGAGCAGCAGGGGGTTGTACATCATTTTGTAGACTCCCATCATATAATGGAAGAATATAATGCCGGGGCTTTTGAGCAAGATGTGCTGCAACTGCTGCAAGAGCTGTTTACCCGAAAGGATGTTGTTTTACTTACGGGCGGCTCCGGTTTATATATTCGTGCTGTGTGCGAAGGCATGGACGAAATGCCTGAAACAGATGCCCAGGTTAGAGAACAGCTTACGCAAAGGCTGGAGCAAGATGGGCTGGCGCCGCTTCTGGATCAGTTGCAGCAGCTCGATCCGGTGTATTATGAACAGGTAGATAAAGCCAATCCGCAACGGGTTGTAAGGGCTTTGGAGGTGTGTGTATCCAGCGGGCAGCCCTATTCATCTTTCCGAAAAAGCAAAAAGCAGCAACGGCCTTTCCAAGTTATCAAGATTGGGTTAAACCGGGAGAGAGCTGAGCTATACGGGCGCATCGATAAACGAATGGACCTGATGCTATCGCGGGGGCTGCTGGAAGAGGCAAAGCAGCTGTATCCGTACCGGGCTCATAATGCCTTGCAAACTGTCGGATACAAAGAAATTTTCGATTACCTGGAGAATGCCTATGAATGGGAGGAAGCTGTGCGGTTACTGAAACGCAACAGCCGCAGGTATGCCAAAAGGCAACTAACCTGGTTTAACAAACATACAGATTATACCTGGTTTCACCCGGAGCAATGGGACGAGATAGTAGCTTTTATAGATGAGCAGATAAAAAAATGAGCTAGCAAGGATATCAGATATGCCTTACTAGCTCACTGGTGAGGTATAACTGGTTAAACCGAAAGAATGTCTACCATCCTGGTGTAGTTCGGATTGATCATTTTCTTTTTGGTAATGGTATCTATAAACGGTGTAAATACAAGTTCAGAGTTTACGATACCAGCCATTTCGTTTGTGCGGCCCGCCATTAATCCTTCCACACAGGCAATGCCTAACTGGCTGGCCAACATACGGTCAGAGGCTGTTGGCTTGCCTCCGCGTTGTACGTGCCCAAGAATAGTTACCCGGCTGTCCAGGTGTGGTAAAACTTCTGATACCTGGCGTGCTATAACTGTAGAGTTACCTTCTTTTTCACCTTCAGCAATTACAATCACAAATGAAGTTTTGTTCTTGTTGCGGCCCTGGGTGAGGCTGGCTGTTACGGCCTCGATAGAAGTAAGGGCTTCCGGTATCATAACAATTTCAGCGCCACCGCCAATTGCACAAGGTATAGCTATATAGCCTGAGTCGCGGCCCATTACCTCTACAAAAAACAAGCGCTCATGGCTGTCTGCTGTGTCCCGTATTTTGTCAATCGCGTCCAGGGCTGTGTTTACTGCTGTATCGTAGCCAATGGTATAGTCGGTTCCGTACAGGTCGTTATCAATAGTGCCCGGAGCACCTAAGGTAGGAATTCCGTATTCTTCGTAAAAAATGCTGGCACCTGTAAAAGTACCATTACCGCCAATGGCAACCAGGCCTTCTATACCATGTTTTTGTAACTGTTCATAGGCCTGTTTGCGACCTTCTTTGGTCATAAACTCTTTGCTTCTGGCAGACTTAAGTATAGTGCCGCCTTTCTGGATGATGTTACTAACAGAGGTTGACTGCATCTGGAAAATTTCTCCGTTTATCATACCGTTGTATCCGCGCTGTATTCCGTAAATCTCCAGCCCATGGTATATGGAGGCACGGACAACCGCTCTGATACATGCATTCATACCCGGAGCGTCGCCTCCTGAAGTAAATACACCTATTTTTTTCATGAGTAGAGTCTGATTTGTTTTCCTGGTTTTACCCGGCTGGCATGCCGGTAAATCCATTACTGATTATTAAAAGTTGTTATTAAATCTGTTATAAAATGTTAATGTGGATTTTTTGAAATTTTTTCAAAAAATTTCCATAAAGAATATTCCTTTATATAGGAAAAGCCGTATTAACACATCAAAATTACACTTTAGTTTTCGTATATGGTAAATAAAATTGTACTTTATACTATCTGTGTTATTTGCTAAAGCTAAAATCTACTTTATGCGTATATACTATTACTTCTAAAGGCGAAATAATAAATTATAGTAAACAGAGGCAATGTATGTTTGGTTTTTTTGAAAGCGAAGAAACAAAAAAGGTGAAGAGCCACATTACTAACCTGGGCGCACTTGCCAAAGCAGATGGGCATGTAGACCCGAACGAGATCAGCTTCATTATCTCGATCGGGCAGAAACACGGTATGAGCGAAAGCGAAGTACGTGCTTTACTTTCAGATTCCACGCATGTTAATCCCCAGGTACCTTCCAACGATTTAGAGCGTTTCGATCAGATATACGATCTGGTGGAAATGATGCTGGCAGACGGTATTGTTGACGAAAGTGAAATGAAGTTTTGTATTCACATGGCCTCCCGGCTTGGCTATAGTAAAAGTATAGTAGGAGTGCTGGTGAATAAGATATCAATGGGTGTAAAAGATGGCTATACCCGTGAATTTATCAGGCAGGAAGCACAATCAATATTTAACAATTAATTTTTTTTCTGAATGAGGCAGGTACGGCTTTATAGCAGCTTGATCTTTGTTGTGTACACCAGTGTGCTCTTAGCCATGGGATTATACCTGTTGCTGCACCAGGAGCCTGTTTTGCATCGCCTCACCTTCCAGTTGCCAGGTGTTTTTATAGCCCGCTTTATCGTGTTCTGGATTCTGAGCTTTATGCTTACGCTTATTTTCTTTATTTTTAATCTGAAGCTAAATTTTCTTCGCCTGCACATGGCAGACCGTTATTATTCGGTAAAAATATGCAAACTGGTACTTGGTACAGGAGTAACCGGTTTCGTTGTGCTTGCTTTGGCCTACATGGCTTTTTACATGCTTTAGCCTTCCCTAATTAGAAGAGTTGTACCTGATAAACCTGCCGTTTTCCAGAACGTAGATTTCTGCATTGTTATTCAGAGCTACAGTAACGGCATCATAAGGTGTGGTAATTTCCTGGTTATTTTGCTGGTTCCGGATTTCCTGTCCAGCTTCTGTCAGGTAGAGATAGTAAGGAGTTTTCAGATTTCCCCTGTCGTTAAAAAGAATATCTTTCTTCAGTTCCTGTACCTGCCAGCTATCGGCGCTTTGCAGGAAAGCCAACATAACTACATGTTCATCCTGCTGTATCTGCACGGCATAATCCTGCTGTCCGTCTCCGTTAAAGTCTCCGCTCACCGAGTAAGGGCCTTGCTCGTGGCTACGGGAATTTTTTTCTACGCCCTCTGCCAGTGCAGGTTGTTTCCAGCCACTGTAGTGCTTTTCGAGCAGCTGCAGAACGGGTTGCGGAAGCGGCAGCGGGTCCAAATCTTCTTCTGTGCCTGGTCTTGCCACAATATCCCTGCGGGTGTTGGTTGCTGAGTCAGCTACCTCGTCTAGCTGGTCGGTATTCATGTTCTCCGCTGTTGCTTCATCATTTTTCGGGGAGCAATTCAACAATAGCAGCAGTAGCGATAAAGAACTATAATATAGTAGTTTCATAAGTTGTTTCCAGATTTTAAACTATAGTACGAGTAGTTAGGCAGGTGCAGTTACAGAGCGTTGGGCTAGCACGCTTAATTGATGTAATTCTTTGGAGAAGAAAATATCAGGTATAACTATTGTCACTAATTTATAGCTGGCAGGTAACTTGCGTATGAGGCTCGTATGAGGCAATGGTTTTACTTGTTTTTATGGAACTCAGACTATAGCGGACCGACTGCCGTAGTTACCTCTACCAAAAATCGCTTGTTCTTCAGCTTTTGCACCCGGTTCAGAACTACAAAATTGCGTATGGCATCATGCCCAAAGTCAATTTCCTCTCCAAAAGCAGGAGTGTTGGTATCAGAACTATGCTGGCGAAGTGCTGTAATGCTGTTCATTAATATATCAGACGAGCTTTGCTGCCTCAGCATAGCCTCGCTTGCTTCTTCGAGCAGGTTGGCCGCTTTTTCATACCAGTAATTCGTGTCCGAGGAACTTCCCTGGAAACGGGATGTCTCAAACAGGTAAGTCAGAAGAAAGTATTCGCACCCCCAGTGTTTGATGGTAAGTTTGTCTTCTGTTCGGAACACTACTGTTTCTATGGCCGCCGTGCTATCCTTGTTAATGCTAAAGGTGGCATCAGGGTGCAATACCTTATCTATGGTTGGAACAGGAAAACCTCTGACGCAATCGCTAAAGTTATTTTGTATGGAGCCTGAATCGGTGGAGGTGTCGCCGGAAGCAATAGAATAATCAGGTGAAATGGGCGGGTTTACTGCAACACTGTCAGAAAGTTCTCCCTGCTGGTTTCCTTCTGAAGTACGATTACAGCTTGAGGTACAGCAAAGGCCAGCCAGGAACAGCCACAGGAATGCCAGCCTTTTTACTTTACTTACAAAGCAGAATCTTATTTTGGAAAGGCGGACTTTCATTATCTTAAATTTCAGGTATAGAAATGAAGACTAATTTATACTCTTAAACAACTGTTAAGTTGTTATGTAAACAATTTATAGCCGGTGTGTGAATTAGATTGGCTATTTTGCCGATGGTTTAAGCTGGTAGCAGGTCGCAAAACCAAAA contains these protein-coding regions:
- a CDS encoding response regulator — translated: MADKTILIAEDSSVILNLTKKILELQNYKILTAKNGGEVIKQVESNKIDAILMDLNIPIKNGMDCTREIRAHENKDIAKIPIIAVTGNANNYTMEDFKEAGINAYLPKPLDFDMLVQTVKQHTEQ
- a CDS encoding PAS domain S-box protein translates to MPSITNRQNTEEIISQAQTLLHLSTQLAKPSIGLLVALTNGKIVAANKAAQDFCPSHQDLTSSELAVVLGKTAAELDEALDSLKTELKLSGIARIPDNEVVPQLFTYTFTLIEFGGSHFICVELMPSGSPQVSLPKDQDNYHSVFENSTEPLFILDREGRFIDINRTALALVNQQKEEIIGKSIFKHFDLNLFERIALKGQIQQALEGTPQKFEWWLHEKTHELLPVEISLLKGTFKGEPVIFGSARNLIEIVGAEQSVRFRNHQLEFVNNLITNLSAAGNKQEILKTTVDELLEKSDVTAGCVYTYSKTEGKVLLAYSAGEINQIELPSELEVSQELVQRLHGYEKRRATSEVNELFEQYIHQKLTVLSISTDTAFEAFIVVWTDDEKKITQSFTSLLDFINTAISNYIARHELQLQLSNSEDKYKMLFESSYDAILLFRDGKVVDCNEKALQFFRCKYEDIVGHTPIDFSPPYQPDGSHSKEKTAQLMQEVLTTGNPMTFEWKNLRKDGTMFDSEININRIMIDGKYHVQAFKRDITQRKTVQLAKRREEVMKESMMQFRDFLEKVNLIYYSLDKNGIITHANDYFIKYTEYTEEELIGQNFFLLLVPEQDRLARRHELARAMQSRKMNTYYERDIVTKSGQLKTYRWNSMLEYDPDGEPIGITNVGKDMTDKRIAMEALKDNKVRLQDLFDNAHDLIQNLSIDNKFIFVNKAWRDRLGYSDEDIESLTLNDIVHPYYKAKLLYQLRNLYKGESVNKVETVFLTKAGKPVHLIGSITCSWQDGAPVATRAILHDITDRIKSERLQKVYYSIANLAISSKDNYSLYSAIHRELSKIIETRNIYIALCDKERRHLQFVYLIDQFIDKSSNAQIRRPFSNGLSEYIIQTGKPLYMQKQELLELSKKEGFTVMGAIPEVILCSPLSIGDRIIGVIALQDYQNADAYVPADIEILHFISNQVALAIERKRNEEQINTQNAKLNAIFESGSHHMWSVNRDFELTSFNRNFFNEFKKRSGNEIQLYTRLNDNKLLDFHENSFDYWKEKYEKAFEGEPQLFEVRLKESDTWREVYLNPIYLEDGSFEEVSAIALDITEKKGSQLALAENEKKFRRIFESFQDVYYRVSMEGIVELVSPSVYHLIGFTEQEILGQSASKVFVNEEDITSTKNLLLDKESIRDVELDIYCKNGATKTILMDSRLIYDSEGVPIATEGVIRDVSELKKTQIALLKSKEEAENLLKVKTQFLANMSHELRTPMNGIIGMIDLLSQINTDEEQQEYIDTLRKSSDALLAILNDILDLSKMQAGKLVISESAIDLHDTLGKIHSLFANRAQQKDLNFTYQISEQTPRYIFTDETRFLQILSNLTSNAIKFTNEGEVNISVSSKSLKKETFMLHVRVKDSGIGISEEDQQLLFTDFTQLDNSSTKTFGGTGLGLAISKQITQLLGGDIGVESDGQNGSTFWFDIKIRKADYEEVESQLKLMQMQQAEVEVLQDSPYILLVDDNQINQKVAEKLLERLGCRIDVASNGFEAIELATTNTYNIILMDIQMPEMDGVTATKHLKEQLKEACPPVIAMTAYSMKDDAEKFLNQGMDDYISKPVKSSALHTVISKWQARAGAEGNHEGTDSFAKPVTLPEEPVAEQNIIDTTIVEQLILMGGEEFTMQLYSEFEEEAAELLETAKKDLAAQHYNSILSTLHQLKGTGFTLGINSFAELAKQLEHDIKGEKFEHVAENFSKLLEQYDFYRKAYKNIII
- the miaA gene encoding tRNA (adenosine(37)-N6)-dimethylallyltransferase MiaA, which codes for MEQTNKMKYLVVIAGPTAVGKTDLCVQLAKHYHAEIISADSRQFYKEMQIGTAKPTAEEQQGVVHHFVDSHHIMEEYNAGAFEQDVLQLLQELFTRKDVVLLTGGSGLYIRAVCEGMDEMPETDAQVREQLTQRLEQDGLAPLLDQLQQLDPVYYEQVDKANPQRVVRALEVCVSSGQPYSSFRKSKKQQRPFQVIKIGLNRERAELYGRIDKRMDLMLSRGLLEEAKQLYPYRAHNALQTVGYKEIFDYLENAYEWEEAVRLLKRNSRRYAKRQLTWFNKHTDYTWFHPEQWDEIVAFIDEQIKK
- the pfkA gene encoding 6-phosphofructokinase; translated protein: MKKIGVFTSGGDAPGMNACIRAVVRASIYHGLEIYGIQRGYNGMINGEIFQMQSTSVSNIIQKGGTILKSARSKEFMTKEGRKQAYEQLQKHGIEGLVAIGGNGTFTGASIFYEEYGIPTLGAPGTIDNDLYGTDYTIGYDTAVNTALDAIDKIRDTADSHERLFFVEVMGRDSGYIAIPCAIGGGAEIVMIPEALTSIEAVTASLTQGRNKNKTSFVIVIAEGEKEGNSTVIARQVSEVLPHLDSRVTILGHVQRGGKPTASDRMLASQLGIACVEGLMAGRTNEMAGIVNSELVFTPFIDTITKKKMINPNYTRMVDILSV
- a CDS encoding TerB family tellurite resistance protein — protein: MFGFFESEETKKVKSHITNLGALAKADGHVDPNEISFIISIGQKHGMSESEVRALLSDSTHVNPQVPSNDLERFDQIYDLVEMMLADGIVDESEMKFCIHMASRLGYSKSIVGVLVNKISMGVKDGYTREFIRQEAQSIFNN